A window from Rhizosphaericola mali encodes these proteins:
- a CDS encoding TlpA family protein disulfide reductase: MIKKKLLLLIALLLSLNDQTEANNVVTISGVVCSDYDVDSVSVLAMKYGMEYLDQLVLQKGSSLIGNTFKIRLSSIEHTMPIVVRYYKRGQRTSTLVGYFIEPGDSIGFIDRRSDKAPYDIVFRGRGSAKLNIKTGITSAFNDLQMSLERDRPSLIVVRNRTDSVGILLRETLKGRRSQLSSDAYQCLLGMILAQTEGRKVNYVYFHSGLLSDTIELSNNVIKKELDSVLHFNNTLAGYFSFGYQNAFWQYKYERLKNNRKRDLQDIYTFFKYSYSGLLRERMVVQLLIDYKDSLTQGCIGDALSFMKDKELRAILKQAAKITPGHKAYNLAFEDIHGKHYRLSDFKDTVVLLDFWFNGCGACTQTVSYIKSIGERFSSDAMKILSVNIDEDIEKWRNGLRSKIYTTDYGINLHPKNIKEIGDIFNIYSCPTIIVIDKKGDIVSISEDPRSDNGRSLGLLLNNLVKK, encoded by the coding sequence ATGATTAAAAAGAAATTACTTTTATTAATAGCCTTGCTCTTGAGCCTGAATGACCAAACGGAAGCCAACAATGTCGTCACGATATCAGGAGTCGTCTGTTCAGACTATGATGTTGACAGTGTGTCGGTATTGGCAATGAAATACGGAATGGAATATTTGGATCAATTGGTATTGCAGAAAGGCTCTTCACTCATTGGAAATACATTTAAAATACGGCTATCTTCTATAGAGCACACCATGCCTATCGTCGTGAGATATTATAAAAGAGGCCAAAGAACATCCACACTTGTTGGGTATTTTATTGAACCTGGGGATAGTATTGGTTTTATTGACAGAAGATCAGACAAAGCTCCCTACGATATTGTTTTTAGGGGAAGGGGATCTGCTAAACTGAATATTAAGACCGGAATTACAAGCGCATTCAATGACCTTCAAATGTCTTTAGAACGTGATCGTCCGTCTCTTATAGTCGTTAGAAACCGTACGGATTCCGTGGGAATTCTCTTGCGGGAAACATTAAAGGGCAGGCGTTCACAGCTATCATCGGATGCCTATCAGTGCTTGTTGGGTATGATTCTTGCCCAAACAGAGGGACGCAAAGTCAATTATGTTTACTTTCATAGCGGGTTACTTTCCGACACTATAGAACTAAGCAACAATGTAATTAAAAAAGAGCTGGACAGTGTATTACATTTTAACAACACATTGGCAGGGTATTTCAGCTTCGGTTATCAAAATGCATTTTGGCAATACAAGTATGAAAGACTAAAAAACAACAGAAAAAGAGATTTACAAGATATCTATACGTTTTTCAAATATAGTTACAGCGGACTTTTAAGAGAAAGAATGGTTGTTCAACTATTGATTGACTATAAAGATAGTCTTACGCAAGGTTGTATCGGAGATGCCCTTTCCTTTATGAAGGATAAAGAACTTAGGGCTATCTTAAAACAAGCGGCAAAAATAACACCTGGGCACAAAGCATATAATTTAGCGTTCGAGGATATACATGGCAAACACTATAGGCTTAGCGATTTTAAAGATACGGTTGTTCTTCTGGATTTTTGGTTCAATGGATGTGGGGCTTGCACGCAGACAGTTTCTTATATTAAAAGTATAGGGGAGCGATTTTCTAGCGACGCCATGAAAATTCTTTCTGTCAACATTGATGAGGACATTGAAAAATGGCGAAATGGATTGAGATCTAAAATATACACAACGGACTATGGTATTAATCTACATCCAAAAAATATCAAGGAGATCGGTGACATATTTAATATTTACAGTTGTCCAACTATTATAGTAATAGACAAAAAAGGAGACATTGTATCCATATCCGAAGATCCCCGATCTGACAATGGTAGATCATTGGGTTTATTGTTGAATAACCTTGTTAAAAAGTAA
- a CDS encoding RagB/SusD family nutrient uptake outer membrane protein gives MKRYSISYLTLYMILVLLFTACKKQDEFLDARTNINLTVPSTINDFQQLLNNENLFNNNDPGLGTLTSEEFYPINATWLLASTVDRNAYMFASDIYQGSGDYSDWTAPYQAIYVCNVVLDGIANMDISSENKATLQGIKGRALFYRAWKFFGLLQTFSLPGDSSTFTNKDGIPLRLSSDFNEKVPRSKIKTCYDQIIADTKEAAALLPTTVQYPTMPSQAAAYGFLARVYLSLGNYDSAFLYSDNALQMTNSLTDYNEVNTAAYPTFSSGYVAEDIFHSTINPYNFLTIGYTSVDSVLLASYNVNDLRREAFFTARPIGTITFKGTYDYKRRAYSGIATDELYLTRAECEARRGNILSALDDINHLLSHRFKTGSYVPLSITDKDDIIDIVLMERRRELIFRGLRWLDLRRLNIKSSTAETLLRHFASLAYTLAPKDSKYAMPIPPTEIELSGISQNQR, from the coding sequence ATGAAAAGATATTCTATATCGTATCTCACATTGTATATGATACTTGTTTTGCTATTTACTGCATGTAAAAAGCAGGATGAGTTTTTGGATGCACGGACAAACATCAACCTTACTGTACCGTCCACGATAAATGATTTTCAACAATTGCTCAACAACGAAAATTTATTCAATAACAATGACCCCGGGTTGGGTACGTTGACATCGGAAGAGTTTTATCCCATTAATGCGACATGGCTGTTGGCCTCCACAGTTGACAGGAATGCGTACATGTTTGCATCGGACATTTACCAGGGCTCGGGGGACTATTCAGACTGGACAGCACCCTATCAGGCAATCTATGTCTGCAATGTTGTATTGGACGGAATCGCGAATATGGATATTTCCAGTGAGAACAAGGCTACTCTTCAAGGTATAAAAGGAAGAGCCTTGTTTTACAGGGCATGGAAATTTTTCGGATTGCTGCAGACCTTCTCCCTCCCAGGTGATTCGTCAACATTCACAAACAAAGATGGTATTCCATTGCGACTTTCCTCCGATTTTAATGAGAAGGTACCAAGAAGCAAGATTAAGACCTGTTATGACCAGATCATTGCTGACACCAAAGAAGCTGCGGCTTTATTGCCTACGACGGTCCAATACCCTACCATGCCTTCCCAGGCAGCTGCATACGGTTTTCTTGCAAGGGTGTATCTATCACTGGGAAATTACGACAGTGCTTTCCTCTATTCAGACAATGCTCTTCAAATGACAAATAGTTTAACGGATTACAATGAAGTGAACACTGCCGCCTATCCTACGTTCAGTAGCGGATATGTAGCAGAGGATATTTTTCACAGCACGATCAATCCTTACAATTTTCTTACGATAGGATACACGTCCGTTGATTCCGTCTTACTGGCATCCTATAATGTAAATGATTTAAGACGGGAGGCATTTTTTACGGCCCGACCGATCGGCACCATAACATTCAAGGGTACGTATGATTACAAAAGAAGGGCTTATTCCGGTATCGCAACGGACGAACTTTATCTGACAAGGGCCGAATGCGAAGCCCGACGTGGTAACATCCTCAGTGCACTGGACGATATAAACCATTTACTGTCCCACAGATTTAAAACAGGCTCTTATGTTCCACTGTCCATAACGGATAAGGACGATATTATTGATATTGTTTTGATGGAAAGACGTAGGGAGCTTATTTTCCGTGGATTGAGATGGCTGGATTTACGAAGGCTAAACATTAAAAGTTCCACGGCGGAAACCTTGCTGCGCCATTTTGCTTCCTTGGCTTATACACTAGCCCCAAAAGATTCCAAATATGCCATGCCCATACCGCCGACTGAAATCGAGCTGAGTGGTATTTCACAAAATCAACGGTAA
- a CDS encoding helix-turn-helix transcriptional regulator — protein sequence MQLTIKPYGTIHFLKEIPREHIHYKIPGTEPYFVNGKYGTVLYQSKNTGQYRVLYGNINAREDFELIIEDNLPWMGMHLQIESSLWICDDRSIRFLKQGQFEFGYFPNLSTTYHFKRGNTYTLFYLLPRLEFLQPLKLKSFQLFLEMIEGSKVAVFLCSGTPSHIFLLDCIDCLRSRPNDNSIVEKMLKIIDFICEHPVADIVNDPNRIEQIYQAKKNIQEHPEKRINLKKLSKIAGTNEKYLKRDFKKVFGVTPFSYYRYIRNYNIKRLLVTTDYSISEIAYHMGMGDTTSFYHAFDSISHLTPMEWRRKAREDKSCCQDWIEGLD from the coding sequence TATGGCACAATTCACTTCCTAAAAGAGATACCCAGGGAACATATCCACTATAAAATACCGGGGACAGAACCTTATTTTGTCAATGGTAAGTATGGTACTGTACTTTATCAGTCAAAAAATACCGGACAATATCGAGTCCTGTATGGAAATATAAATGCAAGGGAAGATTTTGAACTGATCATTGAAGATAATCTACCCTGGATGGGTATGCACTTGCAGATAGAAAGCAGCCTGTGGATCTGCGACGACCGCAGCATTCGTTTCCTGAAACAAGGGCAATTTGAATTTGGTTATTTTCCTAATCTATCGACCACATACCATTTTAAAAGAGGCAATACCTATACTCTGTTTTATTTGCTGCCACGCTTAGAATTTCTTCAACCGTTGAAACTAAAATCTTTCCAGCTTTTCCTGGAAATGATTGAAGGCAGCAAGGTTGCCGTTTTTCTATGTAGTGGCACCCCCTCTCATATATTTTTACTAGACTGTATTGACTGCCTTCGGTCTAGGCCAAATGATAATTCCATAGTTGAAAAAATGCTGAAGATTATAGACTTTATCTGTGAACATCCGGTAGCTGACATTGTGAATGATCCGAATAGGATCGAACAGATCTACCAAGCTAAAAAAAATATACAGGAGCATCCAGAAAAGCGTATTAACCTGAAAAAACTATCTAAGATTGCCGGCACCAATGAAAAATATCTCAAAAGGGACTTTAAAAAAGTATTTGGAGTGACCCCGTTTTCCTATTACCGATACATCAGGAACTACAATATCAAAAGGCTTCTTGTTACCACCGATTATTCCATATCTGAAATTGCCTATCATATGGGAATGGGTGACACGACCTCTTTCTATCACGCTTTTGATTCGATAAGCCATTTGACACCCATGGAATGGCGTAGGAAAGCACGGGAGGATAAAAGTTGTTGCCAGGATTGGATTGAAGGTCTTGACTAA
- a CDS encoding MauE/DoxX family redox-associated membrane protein — protein sequence MIRKLIEEFICGSLVLMFLYTALEKLLNINQFHVYIGNQAIPRYLMPAITYSIPIIELIAAVLIIAGKTRRSGLYISVILMSIFSLYVFLVILGVFQKQPCNCGDLIQHLSWNEHMVFNLLFTGLSIIVIYMNKNSNSTKNKNMTKANYPVTRG from the coding sequence ATGATACGAAAATTAATAGAAGAATTTATTTGTGGCTCATTGGTATTAATGTTTCTATATACAGCTTTGGAAAAGTTATTAAATATCAATCAATTCCATGTTTATATAGGTAACCAGGCTATACCACGTTATTTGATGCCAGCTATCACATACAGTATACCTATAATTGAACTTATTGCTGCTGTTTTAATTATTGCAGGAAAAACGAGGAGGAGTGGTTTATACATATCAGTTATTTTAATGTCGATCTTTTCCTTATATGTTTTTCTTGTAATCCTTGGGGTTTTCCAAAAACAGCCTTGTAATTGTGGGGATTTAATCCAACACTTATCATGGAATGAACATATGGTATTTAATCTTCTATTTACCGGACTGTCCATTATAGTAATATATATGAATAAGAATAGCAATAGTACTAAAAATAAAAACATGACCAAGGCAAATTATCCGGTTACCCGTGGTTAA